AAGTAATGAAACCTACTATAGACATACTAGAAACATTAAATACGAAATTCGAATTTATCGAAAAAGAAGCTGGAAAAGAATGTTATAAAAAACACGGTACCAATCTACCTGAGGACACAATACAACAATGTAAAGAAAGTGATAGTGTACTCTTTGGGGCAGTAACTTCAATTCCTGAACAAAAAAGTGCAATAGTAACCTTACGAAAAAAACTGGATTTATATGTTAATCAAAGACCAATACACTCCTATACTAATCAAGACATAAACTTCACAATAATAAGAGAAAATTCAGAAGGATTATACTCACACCTAGAAGAACAGAAGGGTGATGAAGTAATAGCTCTCAGAAAAATAACAAACAAGGGTTCAGAAAGAATTATTAAATACGCATTCAACTACGCACAAAAAACAGGACAAAAAAGAGTAACAGCAGCTCACAAAGCAAATGTATTACCATTAACTGATGGAATATTCAAAAACACATTCTATAAAATAAGTGAAGAATATCCTAATATAGATAGTAATGATTACTATATCGATGCAACTGCTATGTATTTAATAACAGATCCTGCTAGATTTGATGTTATAGTTACAACAAATTTATTTGGAGACATACTCTCTGATGAAGGAGGAGGTTTACTAGGTAGCTTAGGATTAATACCATCAGCAAATATTGGAGATAATAATGGATTATTTGAGCCTGTGCATGGTTCAGCTCCAGACATAGCAG
This genomic interval from Candidatus Methanosphaera massiliense contains the following:
- a CDS encoding isocitrate/isopropylmalate dehydrogenase family protein, which codes for MYKITVIPGDGIGQEVMKPTIDILETLNTKFEFIEKEAGKECYKKHGTNLPEDTIQQCKESDSVLFGAVTSIPEQKSAIVTLRKKLDLYVNQRPIHSYTNQDINFTIIRENSEGLYSHLEEQKGDEVIALRKITNKGSERIIKYAFNYAQKTGQKRVTAAHKANVLPLTDGIFKNTFYKISEEYPNIDSNDYYIDATAMYLITDPARFDVIVTTNLFGDILSDEGGGLLGSLGLIPSANIGDNNGLFEPVHGSAPDIAGQHKANPTAMILSSCLMLEFLGKQEEADLLHKAVDDVILENKIKTPDMNGTNTTQEVADAILHKM